AGTTTACCGGACAGGCTTTCGCGCACTGGTCACAGCCAATGCAATCGTCCATGTTCACATAGAGCCGGTTGCGCACCCGGTCAGGCAGTTCGCGCTTGACATCGGGGTACTGGATGGTCACCGATTTCGTGAACAGGTGCTTCCAGGTAATGTGCATGCCCACCATGGCGGTGGCGATGCCGTCGTAGATATCTTTGAAATAGCCGCTCATAAGCTGTCTTTCTTCCGCTCGTATTATTTGAGAACCACCACGAGGAATCCGACGATGAGTGCGATGCCGAAGGAAAACGGAATCAGCACTTTCCAGCACATGTACATGAGCTGGTCGACGCGGAGACGCGGCAGCGTCCAGCGAAGCCAGATGATGACAAAGACGAAGAACAATCCCTTCAGGGCCAGCCAGCCAAATTGTTCGAGAGCCACCAGCCACTGTGCGTCGAAGGCGTCTCCGAGATACACGCCGAAAGGACTGTTCCATCCACCGAAGAAGAGAATCGCAGTCACGGCGGAGACGAGGAACATGTTGGCATATTCGGACATGAAGAACATGGCGAATTTCATGCCGCTGTACTCGGTGTGGTAGCCTGACACGAGTTCGGATTCCGCTTCCGGAATGTCGAACGGTGTACGGTTGGTTTCAGCCAGCGCGGTGATATAGTACATCACGAATGCCGCCAGGAAGAAGGGAAGGAAAATCAGGTTGGCCCATGACGCTGCAAGCACCTCCCCGCTCGCGAGCTGCACATCCGCTTTCGGTCCGCCGAAAACGAACCAGTTCCAGATGGGACCCGACTGCGCGGTGATGATGTCCTGCATGTTGAGACTGCCGACGAAGATG
The bacterium genome window above contains:
- a CDS encoding NADH-quinone oxidoreductase subunit H is translated as MESLLQSFLGDNLLTLVLYCALPLVFILLYALLAILGEVKISAWMQDRLGPMRTGPYGIIQPIADVFKLLQKEDITPKEADKFLFNLAPFLSFMAAYAAFAVVPFSSQYVGSDMNLGAFYLIAIGSLNVAAIMMAGWASHNKYSLFGAMRSVAQIVSYEVPAAMMLVIIVIFVGSLNMQDIITAQSGPIWNWFVFGGPKADVQLASGEVLAASWANLIFLPFFLAAFVMYYITALAETNRTPFDIPEAESELVSGYHTEYSGMKFAMFFMSEYANMFLVSAVTAILFFGGWNSPFGVYLGDAFDAQWLVALEQFGWLALKGLFFVFVIIWLRWTLPRLRVDQLMYMCWKVLIPFSFGIALIVGFLVVVLK